One genomic window of Prochlorococcus sp. MIT 0801 includes the following:
- a CDS encoding RNA-binding S4 domain-containing protein, which produces MKLDQFLKFMGIVQTGGEAKMIINSGKISVNGMVEKRRGRKLIDGDQISFANETYIVPNSDPLGRKLARSEK; this is translated from the coding sequence ATGAAATTAGATCAATTTTTAAAATTTATGGGTATCGTTCAGACTGGAGGTGAAGCCAAAATGATTATTAATTCAGGAAAAATATCAGTAAATGGCATGGTGGAAAAAAGAAGAGGTAGGAAATTAATTGATGGAGATCAAATTTCTTTTGCAAATGAAACATACATTGTTCCAAATTCTGATCCTCTAGGCCGTAAGTTGGCAAGAAGCGAAAAATGA
- a CDS encoding ABC transporter ATP-binding protein, with translation MKQKNKINFIYLIGKLKGHLPTLLLGGISMFIYVICWPILAWLSGKLIPAIGQGNTKQVLIVILQALIIFIIQKTAQYLQDSLLAKPALAISQDLRTTLFRKLQRTNILFIEKLSSGDIAYRLTEDVDRVGEVIYKSIQDTTPSIFQLLAVFGYMIFIDWNLSLATIILAPLIALLVSDFGGRVLKASEQSQDKISSLAGLLSEAVQGLPMVKAFAVEAWLQDHFEKQVKLHKEAKYKMLRLVALQHPIVGLIEIIGILGILTIGTYRIQTGGMSNEEFGSYFTALIMLIDPISHITTNYNELKQGQASLRRLNEITTKPLEISSSDRSITPDRIAGKLSFKDVFFSYNDDKEVIKKINLDIDNGKITALVGPSGAGKSTIFSLILKFIEPSNGSIFIDNYNLNRVNTNHLRRLIGIVPQKTFIFSGTISEAIRFGRPATKANIVNAARIANAHDFIEELPDGYETFIEERGSNLSGGQLQRISIARALLGDPTILLLDEATSALDAESEESVQKGLQQAMHNRTVLVIAHRLSTIQKADKIAVIEKGEVLEVGSHKELINRQGRYKDFCDKQFIKSN, from the coding sequence ATGAAACAAAAAAACAAAATAAATTTTATTTACCTGATAGGGAAACTAAAGGGACATTTGCCAACATTGCTTTTGGGTGGGATAAGCATGTTTATATACGTAATTTGTTGGCCAATACTTGCATGGTTATCAGGCAAGTTAATACCTGCTATTGGTCAAGGCAATACAAAACAAGTATTGATTGTCATTTTACAAGCCTTAATTATTTTTATCATTCAAAAAACAGCACAATATCTTCAAGATAGTCTTTTAGCAAAACCAGCATTAGCCATAAGCCAAGACCTACGAACAACACTATTTAGAAAACTTCAAAGAACTAATATTCTTTTTATCGAAAAGCTTTCATCTGGTGATATTGCATACAGACTTACAGAGGATGTTGATCGAGTTGGGGAGGTTATATATAAATCCATTCAAGATACAACACCATCGATATTTCAATTATTAGCAGTATTTGGTTATATGATATTTATTGATTGGAATTTATCACTTGCAACGATCATATTAGCGCCATTAATTGCTTTGTTAGTAAGTGATTTTGGTGGGAGAGTATTAAAAGCATCTGAACAAAGTCAAGACAAAATCAGTTCATTAGCAGGTTTGCTATCAGAGGCAGTTCAAGGTCTACCCATGGTTAAAGCATTTGCTGTAGAGGCATGGCTTCAAGATCATTTTGAAAAACAAGTTAAATTACACAAAGAGGCTAAATATAAGATGCTTAGGCTTGTAGCCCTTCAGCATCCAATAGTCGGATTAATAGAAATAATAGGTATTTTAGGAATCCTCACAATTGGAACTTATAGAATACAAACAGGAGGTATGTCTAACGAGGAATTTGGCAGTTATTTTACAGCCTTAATAATGTTAATTGATCCAATAAGCCATATTACTACAAACTATAACGAATTAAAGCAAGGACAAGCTTCACTAAGAAGATTAAATGAAATAACAACTAAACCATTAGAAATATCTAGTTCAGATAGAAGTATTACTCCTGATAGGATAGCTGGTAAGTTATCATTTAAGGATGTATTTTTCTCATATAATGATGATAAAGAGGTTATAAAAAAAATTAATTTAGATATAGATAATGGAAAAATAACCGCATTAGTTGGACCTTCAGGAGCTGGAAAAAGTACAATCTTTTCATTAATTTTAAAATTCATAGAGCCATCTAATGGATCAATATTTATTGATAATTATAATTTGAATAGAGTAAATACTAATCACTTAAGAAGATTAATAGGTATAGTTCCACAAAAAACATTTATATTTTCAGGGACCATATCAGAAGCAATAAGATTTGGAAGGCCAGCCACTAAAGCGAACATAGTTAATGCAGCAAGAATTGCAAATGCTCATGATTTTATTGAAGAATTACCAGACGGCTATGAAACGTTTATAGAAGAAAGGGGTAGCAATCTTTCTGGAGGTCAGTTACAGAGAATATCAATAGCAAGAGCTTTACTAGGAGATCCAACAATTTTATTGCTAGATGAAGCAACTAGTGCCCTAGATGCTGAATCGGAAGAATCTGTTCAGAAGGGTCTTCAACAAGCAATGCACAATCGAACTGTCTTGGTAATCGCTCACAGATTATCAACAATACAAAAGGCAGACAAAATAGCTGTGATTGAAAAAGGCGAAGTACTTGAAGTAGGTAGCCATAAAGAATTGATTAATAGGCAAGGAAGATATAAGGATTTTTGCGATAAACAATTTATCAAGAGCAATTAA
- a CDS encoding DUF6447 family protein: MSNTLSNENEAILTFEDKKYNIKSLPKEVQELIKGMQVADAQLRMHEDTLKVLAVGRQHLIMQLKSKLETINPIN, encoded by the coding sequence ATGTCAAATACTCTATCAAACGAAAACGAAGCTATTTTAACATTTGAGGATAAAAAATATAACATTAAGAGCTTACCCAAAGAAGTACAAGAACTTATTAAAGGTATGCAAGTTGCAGACGCTCAATTAAGGATGCACGAAGACACACTAAAAGTTCTAGCAGTGGGGCGACAGCATTTAATTATGCAACTAAAATCAAAACTGGAAACAATAAATCCAATAAACTAA
- a CDS encoding DUF1330 domain-containing protein, which yields MGTKGYWLKQAKIESTAQFIEYVKTVVPWLRSVGGTIIAKDVNQNSDLNEWDGGQLGVIVEFESKAAAQQAFNSSEFQEYIKYSGIENQLSLSIIG from the coding sequence ATGGGAACCAAAGGCTATTGGCTTAAACAGGCCAAAATAGAAAGCACAGCTCAATTCATAGAATACGTAAAAACCGTAGTTCCATGGCTTAGGTCAGTTGGTGGAACGATCATTGCTAAAGATGTAAACCAAAACTCAGATTTAAACGAATGGGATGGCGGACAATTAGGAGTAATTGTTGAATTTGAATCTAAGGCCGCAGCTCAACAAGCCTTTAATTCATCTGAATTTCAAGAATACATAAAATATAGTGGAATTGAAAATCAGTTATCGCTATCAATAATCGGATAG
- a CDS encoding DUF2862 domain-containing protein, producing MIRDSSTLQKGQLLRVEINEVKDRLPLNILEDIRKEPIVELVGYKMVDGNEFGLVVKLNNGAINWFFEKELSEIM from the coding sequence ATGATAAGAGATTCATCAACTCTTCAAAAAGGTCAACTATTAAGAGTTGAAATAAACGAAGTTAAAGATCGACTACCTCTAAATATACTAGAAGATATTAGAAAGGAACCTATTGTCGAATTAGTTGGCTATAAAATGGTAGATGGAAATGAATTTGGACTAGTGGTTAAACTAAATAATGGTGCGATAAATTGGTTTTTCGAAAAGGAATTGTCTGAGATAATGTAA
- a CDS encoding uridine kinase, producing the protein MKTIIITGPSGSGKSYLSKKIAKLFSNSIVIKTDSYYKDNIFIRLLSILQYDIYDRPISFKKNEIKKTIRSLHNKKRLISFYKYDFKRKYSSKSEESIDYDGENQFLILEGIFSHRLDLNYNETINIVCEEEKAICFKRRLIRDQLERGRDSREVIKKFNKSWYLYYENVQNYLNNFEVLSINPLDRISYDQLVLYLQKQKTN; encoded by the coding sequence ATGAAAACTATTATAATTACAGGACCATCTGGCTCAGGCAAGTCTTATTTAAGTAAAAAAATTGCTAAATTATTTAGCAATTCAATAGTAATAAAAACAGATTCATATTATAAAGATAATATATTCATCAGATTATTATCAATATTACAATATGATATATATGATAGGCCTATTAGTTTCAAGAAAAATGAAATAAAGAAGACTATTAGATCTTTACATAATAAAAAAAGATTAATATCATTTTATAAATATGACTTCAAAAGAAAATATTCATCAAAATCAGAAGAAAGCATTGACTATGATGGTGAAAATCAATTCCTAATATTAGAAGGGATATTTTCTCATAGGTTAGATTTAAACTATAACGAGACTATAAATATTGTATGTGAAGAGGAAAAAGCCATTTGTTTTAAAAGAAGACTAATAAGAGATCAACTAGAAAGAGGAAGAGATAGTAGAGAAGTAATTAAAAAATTCAATAAGTCATGGTATTTATATTATGAGAATGTACAAAACTATCTGAATAACTTTGAGGTATTGTCAATAAATCCATTAGATAGGATTTCATATGATCAATTAGTTTTATATTTACAAAAACAAAAAACTAACTAA
- a CDS encoding NmrA/HSCARG family protein codes for MIEQVEILESDVEKKPVVAVTMATGRQGMGVVKELNQTDKYLIRAITRNIKSTKAIELGNLNNVELVEGDLMDPESLKKAFEGVDVIFGNTTPTKGWKLFRGSIVRSYEMEQGYNLINQVKTAYTKGHLNHFIFSSISKAKDPLKNDPAPGHFTSKWDIEEYIKKSGLRKITTVLRPVSYFENFENKLPGYTISKKIFPGIVGKKFKWQTIAVQDIGKWVRGVLSKPEKYKNQSINIAGEELTGLEMAMTLQRIVSSEGIKTNYVMIPRLAIKLLEYDIGVMADWIERSGYGADMNKLKTLQKELNIVPTSLKDWLIAKLENQDNKQYSWARQWKSSQWKLQWDK; via the coding sequence GTGATTGAGCAAGTAGAAATTTTGGAGTCAGATGTAGAGAAAAAGCCTGTTGTGGCAGTAACTATGGCTACAGGCAGACAAGGTATGGGAGTGGTTAAAGAATTAAACCAAACAGATAAATACCTAATACGCGCTATCACAAGAAATATAAAAAGTACAAAGGCTATAGAACTAGGAAATCTAAACAATGTTGAACTAGTTGAAGGAGATTTAATGGATCCTGAGAGCCTTAAAAAAGCTTTTGAAGGTGTTGATGTAATCTTTGGCAATACTACACCTACCAAAGGTTGGAAATTATTTAGAGGAAGTATTGTCAGATCTTATGAAATGGAACAAGGCTATAACCTTATAAATCAAGTCAAAACTGCCTACACTAAAGGGCATCTAAATCATTTTATATTTAGCTCAATCAGTAAAGCAAAAGACCCACTAAAAAATGATCCGGCCCCCGGTCATTTTACGAGTAAATGGGACATTGAAGAATATATAAAAAAATCAGGTCTTAGAAAAATTACTACTGTCTTAAGACCAGTAAGCTACTTTGAAAACTTTGAAAACAAATTACCTGGCTATACAATTTCAAAGAAAATTTTCCCAGGAATAGTTGGCAAGAAATTTAAGTGGCAAACAATCGCAGTACAGGATATAGGTAAATGGGTAAGAGGTGTTTTATCTAAACCAGAGAAATATAAAAATCAATCTATCAATATTGCCGGAGAAGAGCTAACAGGACTTGAAATGGCGATGACTCTTCAAAGAATAGTTTCTTCAGAAGGAATAAAAACAAATTATGTGATGATCCCGAGATTAGCAATTAAGTTATTAGAATATGACATTGGCGTTATGGCAGATTGGATTGAAAGATCTGGTTATGGAGCTGATATGAATAAACTTAAAACGCTTCAGAAAGAGTTAAATATTGTTCCTACATCTCTTAAAGACTGGCTTATTGCAAAACTTGAAAATCAAGATAATAAACAATATTCATGGGCAAGGCAGTGGAAATCGTCTCAATGGAAACTTCAATGGGATAAGTAA
- a CDS encoding Nif11 family protein — MSKKDYERFLYKIDQLNQLVNLINSSPKKYKLFTSCKTHEDVVELAKLWGYEIGKRWGES; from the coding sequence ATGTCGAAAAAAGATTATGAAAGGTTTCTATACAAAATTGATCAATTAAATCAACTAGTTAATTTAATTAATAGTTCGCCTAAAAAGTATAAATTATTTACTAGTTGTAAAACACATGAAGATGTCGTTGAACTTGCAAAGCTATGGGGATATGAAATTGGAAAGAGATGGGGAGAATCTTAG
- a CDS encoding fatty acid desaturase, with protein sequence MKKSLFTRFERVNTETNNRTFLPSGLNGKALDISLDDIPSRKEVREAIPKHCFTRQTNRSLFYLFRTVVIQFFVVLIGLSIPLTKGMVPIWILYAILSGTTSMGLWVLAHECGHGAFSDNRKLETLVGYCLHSFLLVPYFSWQRSHAVHHAFTNHITDGETHVPVVISGDGKSEKKGGENEMESSLFFGKFLYGINQLFLHLILGWPAYLLLGKTGGPRYGTSNHFWPAAPFSKKLWPSIWAKKVWISDWGIGFMVLLLILWSINFGINSMISLYLGPLIVVNIWLVIYTWLHHTDTDVPHLGASQFSYMRGAFLSIDRPYGKIFDFLHHSIGSTHAIHHIEPTVPHYHARLATRILKNKFTKVYLYNPTPIHKSLWHIATNCVAVKKDFAIDRYVWKQPDHTQS encoded by the coding sequence TTGAAAAAAAGTTTGTTTACTAGATTCGAGAGGGTCAATACCGAAACTAATAATAGGACTTTTCTTCCTTCTGGTCTAAACGGGAAAGCATTAGATATTTCACTGGATGATATCCCCTCTAGAAAAGAAGTTAGAGAAGCGATACCCAAGCATTGTTTTACTCGCCAAACTAATAGATCTCTTTTTTATCTCTTTAGGACAGTAGTTATCCAGTTCTTTGTTGTTTTGATAGGTCTCTCTATCCCTCTTACCAAAGGGATGGTTCCAATTTGGATTTTATATGCAATTCTCTCAGGGACAACTTCCATGGGGCTATGGGTTTTAGCTCATGAATGTGGACATGGTGCATTTTCTGATAATCGTAAACTTGAAACACTTGTCGGATATTGTCTTCATTCTTTTTTATTAGTTCCATACTTTTCATGGCAAAGATCACATGCTGTTCACCATGCTTTTACCAACCACATAACAGATGGAGAAACTCATGTTCCTGTTGTTATCTCAGGCGATGGTAAATCCGAGAAAAAAGGTGGAGAGAATGAAATGGAGTCTTCGTTGTTTTTTGGAAAATTTCTATATGGAATTAATCAACTTTTTCTTCACTTGATTCTGGGATGGCCAGCTTACTTACTACTTGGCAAAACAGGCGGACCTCGTTATGGAACCAGTAATCATTTTTGGCCAGCAGCTCCCTTCTCAAAAAAACTTTGGCCATCCATATGGGCTAAGAAAGTATGGATCTCCGACTGGGGAATTGGTTTTATGGTGCTTTTATTGATCCTTTGGTCTATAAATTTTGGAATTAATTCTATGATTAGTCTTTACTTAGGTCCTCTAATTGTTGTTAATATTTGGCTAGTTATTTATACGTGGCTCCACCATACAGATACTGATGTTCCCCATCTTGGTGCTAGTCAATTCTCTTATATGAGAGGAGCCTTCTTGTCTATAGATAGACCCTATGGAAAGATATTTGATTTTCTGCATCACTCAATAGGTTCTACTCACGCCATTCATCATATTGAACCAACTGTTCCTCACTATCATGCAAGACTTGCAACGAGAATATTGAAAAATAAATTTACTAAAGTATACCTATACAATCCCACTCCAATTCACAAGTCTCTTTGGCATATAGCTACTAATTGTGTTGCAGTAAAAAAGGATTTTGCTATCGACAGATATGTTTGGAAACAACCCGACCACACACAGTCTTAA
- a CDS encoding peptidase E, which yields MKKHIIAIGGGGFGRKSSSKLIEEYLLSNSSNNYPKICFLPTATGDNDSYIVRFYSIFTRLKCIPSHIEFFNRTIDIENHIMDQDIVFVGGGNTKSMLAIWNDWGMSQILKEAYNKGVIMSGVSAGAICWFTSGITDSWDNELRILPCLNFISGTCCPHYDEEPARIPYVKKILLEKKVTNCISIEGGSAMHFIDGKPFKNVSFKNNKNTYNVFVDNNDIVEIPYEKIQL from the coding sequence TTGAAAAAACATATTATTGCAATAGGTGGTGGTGGATTTGGCAGAAAGAGTTCTTCTAAGTTGATAGAAGAATATTTACTTAGTAATTCAAGTAATAATTACCCAAAAATTTGCTTCTTGCCAACAGCAACTGGTGATAATGATAGCTATATAGTACGGTTTTATTCGATTTTTACTCGCCTGAAGTGCATTCCTAGTCACATTGAATTTTTTAATAGAACTATCGATATAGAAAATCATATAATGGATCAAGATATTGTATTTGTTGGTGGTGGAAATACAAAGAGCATGCTTGCGATTTGGAATGATTGGGGGATGAGTCAAATACTTAAAGAGGCTTACAATAAAGGAGTAATCATGAGTGGGGTAAGTGCAGGAGCAATTTGCTGGTTTACTAGTGGTATTACTGACTCATGGGATAACGAATTAAGGATATTACCTTGTTTAAATTTTATTAGTGGGACTTGCTGTCCTCATTATGATGAGGAACCTGCACGTATTCCTTATGTAAAAAAAATACTACTTGAAAAAAAAGTTACCAATTGCATTTCTATTGAAGGCGGTTCCGCGATGCACTTTATTGATGGCAAACCTTTTAAAAATGTAAGTTTCAAAAACAATAAAAATACTTATAATGTATTTGTAGATAATAATGATATAGTTGAGATTCCTTACGAAAAAATTCAATTATAG
- a CDS encoding SDR family NAD(P)-dependent oxidoreductase produces MTIRDWKGIALIIGAGDIGKCMSDYLTTLSPKLDIFVCGRNLKSQNSIYLDLEKDDSFISLEKQISLFKKPLRLVINTSGFLHSRDLKPEKRLSHISRSNIIKNFSINSIAPILIAKTIEKFIEPELPFSYASLSARVGSIGDNRLGGWYSYRASKAAQNQFLKTLSIEWRRKFPLSIVSILHPGTCDTKLSKPFQSAVPKDKLFTPAQSTEYLINIISSQKTSDSGKFLAWDSSIIPW; encoded by the coding sequence ATGACAATTCGGGATTGGAAAGGAATAGCTCTAATTATTGGTGCTGGCGATATTGGTAAATGTATGTCTGATTATTTGACAACTTTATCGCCTAAATTGGATATTTTTGTCTGTGGGCGAAATCTAAAAAGTCAAAATTCGATATATTTAGACTTGGAAAAAGATGATTCATTTATATCTCTTGAAAAACAAATATCACTATTTAAGAAGCCGCTTCGTCTAGTCATAAATACCAGTGGTTTTCTTCATTCTAGAGATTTAAAACCTGAAAAGAGACTTTCACATATCAGTCGCTCTAATATTATCAAGAATTTTTCTATTAATTCTATTGCCCCCATTTTGATTGCCAAAACTATAGAAAAATTTATCGAACCAGAACTTCCATTCTCCTATGCAAGTTTAAGTGCCAGGGTTGGAAGTATTGGTGATAATAGGCTTGGTGGTTGGTATTCATATAGGGCTTCTAAAGCTGCTCAGAATCAATTTTTAAAAACTCTCAGTATTGAATGGCGTCGAAAATTCCCATTATCAATTGTATCTATATTGCATCCAGGGACTTGTGATACGAAATTGTCAAAACCTTTTCAATCAGCTGTTCCTAAAGATAAACTTTTTACTCCTGCTCAATCAACAGAATACTTAATTAATATTATTTCTTCGCAAAAAACATCAGATTCAGGTAAGTTTTTAGCTTGGGATAGCAGTATTATTCCATGGTAA
- a CDS encoding MBL fold metallo-hydrolase yields MTIKATYYGANGWLIELDKTRILIDPWLNGDLTFTPGDWLIKGKLSKENEVPISIDLLLLTQGQPDHAHPPTLEKINKSIPVIASKAASNVASKIGFTQINTLKPGESFKENNIYIQASSGAPVPNIENGYIIESGINSIYIEPHGFLDKKLKARKIDLVITPVIDFSLPLVGKFIKGKTVLPQLLKLFNPSTVLASTTGGDITFTGIINNLIKVDGSVEDMCLLKDRSTILINPEPLKEYKFEKN; encoded by the coding sequence ATGACTATAAAAGCGACATACTACGGAGCGAATGGTTGGCTTATTGAATTGGATAAAACAAGAATTTTGATTGACCCTTGGCTAAATGGCGATTTAACATTCACTCCAGGAGATTGGCTAATAAAGGGGAAACTGAGTAAAGAAAATGAGGTTCCCATAAGCATTGATTTATTATTACTAACTCAAGGCCAGCCTGATCATGCCCATCCTCCAACACTAGAGAAAATAAATAAAAGTATTCCAGTAATTGCTTCAAAAGCAGCTAGTAATGTTGCAAGTAAAATCGGTTTTACCCAAATAAACACACTAAAGCCTGGTGAAAGCTTTAAAGAGAACAATATATATATTCAAGCTTCATCAGGCGCGCCAGTTCCAAATATAGAAAATGGATACATTATCGAATCAGGCATAAATTCAATTTATATCGAGCCACATGGATTTCTTGATAAAAAACTTAAAGCTAGAAAAATAGATTTAGTAATAACCCCAGTAATAGATTTTTCATTACCACTTGTAGGTAAATTTATAAAAGGTAAAACTGTACTACCTCAATTACTAAAGTTATTTAATCCATCAACAGTCTTAGCAAGTACAACAGGGGGAGATATTACTTTTACAGGAATAATAAATAATTTAATCAAAGTTGATGGTTCAGTTGAAGATATGTGCTTGTTGAAAGATAGAAGTACTATTTTAATAAATCCTGAACCATTAAAAGAATATAAATTCGAGAAAAACTAA
- a CDS encoding Nif11-like leader peptide family natural product precursor, producing MSLDQLRRFLKEMQNDESLKNEVLSSSTADDVALIALRMGYEFSGDELLRFSGKKVGRVTVQKNDVPGEYN from the coding sequence ATGTCATTAGATCAATTAAGAAGATTTTTAAAGGAAATGCAGAATGATGAGAGTCTAAAAAATGAAGTTCTTTCTTCCTCAACGGCAGATGACGTTGCCCTGATTGCCTTAAGGATGGGATATGAATTCTCAGGAGATGAATTGCTTCGATTTTCAGGTAAAAAAGTTGGAAGAGTTACAGTACAAAAGAATGATGTACCAGGAGAATATAATTAA
- a CDS encoding translation initiation factor IF-2 N-terminal domain-containing protein, with translation MTFNVARLRVKELAEALSIDSSEIIATCTLLKIPASSPLSSLTVEQSKEIIDYIQKLNSNQNINKE, from the coding sequence ATGACTTTTAATGTGGCCAGATTGAGAGTAAAGGAACTAGCAGAGGCCCTAAGCATTGATTCTTCTGAAATAATTGCAACATGCACGCTCTTAAAAATTCCTGCTTCATCACCACTATCGTCATTAACAGTAGAACAGAGCAAAGAAATAATTGACTATATCCAAAAGCTAAACTCCAACCAAAATATTAATAAGGAATAA
- a CDS encoding TrkA family potassium uptake protein, with translation MNLIKTSKFRGYLKVWTAPISLLIFLFLFGALGYRFTEGWDWGDCLWMVLITITTIGFGEVEVLSSAGRVITFLIIGGGLFVVQLTLQRFIQLSELGYFIKLEELRLRRLIRRMKNHVIICGYGRTGKEIADQLKSEKISTLIIENDTTSKIEAEEKGFNVLLADATMDETLLLAGVKNCRSLVVTLPNDAANLYVVLSAKALNESCRLIARAANEEAASKLKLAGADAVVSPYVAAGRTMAASALRPIAVDFIDLLAGSDCEIEEFKLTEDIDKIDIFTSHHENSLDFSKRDQALLLATKVSGQLFGNPKNIVSISPGMILIFLGSKEQLNRIRVRLREVLVKPLS, from the coding sequence TTGAATCTAATAAAAACAAGTAAATTTAGAGGATATTTAAAAGTTTGGACTGCTCCAATATCATTACTCATATTCTTATTCTTATTCGGTGCATTAGGCTATAGATTTACAGAAGGATGGGATTGGGGAGATTGTTTATGGATGGTACTGATTACTATTACAACAATAGGTTTTGGTGAAGTTGAAGTTTTGAGTTCAGCAGGGCGGGTTATAACTTTTTTAATCATCGGTGGGGGATTATTTGTAGTTCAATTAACTCTTCAAAGATTTATACAATTGTCTGAACTAGGATATTTCATAAAATTAGAGGAGCTCCGATTAAGGAGATTAATTAGAAGAATGAAAAATCATGTAATTATATGTGGGTATGGTCGTACAGGTAAAGAAATTGCTGACCAATTAAAGTCTGAAAAAATATCTACTCTAATAATAGAAAACGATACAACAAGCAAAATCGAAGCAGAGGAAAAAGGATTCAACGTCCTATTAGCCGATGCAACAATGGACGAAACATTATTACTAGCTGGAGTAAAAAATTGTCGGAGTCTAGTTGTTACTCTTCCAAATGATGCAGCAAATTTATATGTTGTTCTTAGTGCCAAAGCACTAAATGAAAGCTGCAGATTGATCGCTAGAGCAGCGAACGAGGAAGCTGCTAGTAAATTAAAACTTGCTGGAGCTGATGCGGTAGTTAGTCCATATGTTGCTGCAGGGAGAACCATGGCCGCCTCCGCATTAAGACCTATAGCTGTAGACTTTATAGATTTACTTGCAGGCTCCGATTGCGAAATAGAAGAATTCAAGCTTACTGAGGATATTGATAAAATTGATATCTTTACAAGTCATCATGAAAATTCTCTTGACTTCTCAAAACGTGATCAAGCACTACTATTAGCAACTAAAGTCTCGGGTCAATTATTTGGTAATCCTAAAAATATTGTATCTATCTCTCCAGGTATGATTTTGATATTCCTTGGAAGTAAAGAGCAACTAAACAGGATTCGTGTTCGCCTTAGAGAAGTTTTGGTAAAACCACTTAGTTAA
- a CDS encoding membrane protein produces MDKENETNWKKSLDNILIYNLYILIIGSLFLAFSFILSVNGKPYFYNLFQKLWYPVFIPSLSLFFTAILVESVINSLVDRQNK; encoded by the coding sequence ATGGATAAAGAAAATGAAACCAATTGGAAGAAGTCCTTAGATAATATATTAATTTATAATCTTTATATTCTAATAATAGGATCCTTATTTTTAGCTTTTAGTTTTATCTTAAGTGTTAATGGGAAACCTTATTTTTATAATTTATTTCAAAAGCTTTGGTATCCTGTATTCATACCATCATTAAGTTTATTCTTCACAGCAATATTGGTTGAATCTGTAATAAATTCTCTTGTTGATCGTCAAAACAAATAA
- a CDS encoding GIY-YIG nuclease family protein, whose product MSGWLYLIRNRDLYKIGITKNFENRMRQLKPDNVVAKLYTVDYVKLERELHYRYKKFRIPQTEYFRLENTHLKEIKQRISKLNYPFSIILEIFIKSILLLSLIFILILVFISLNINDLNKAIFRSLFWLERISFGLAFISLFSQSGKYLSFLNELKYRSTRFIVFTLFSFLFRMYTYLLY is encoded by the coding sequence ATGAGTGGTTGGCTTTACTTAATAAGAAATAGAGACTTATATAAGATTGGAATTACAAAAAACTTTGAGAATAGGATGAGACAACTCAAGCCAGATAATGTTGTAGCTAAATTGTATACCGTTGATTATGTTAAATTAGAAAGAGAGTTACATTATCGGTATAAAAAGTTTAGGATTCCTCAAACGGAGTATTTTCGTTTAGAAAATACTCATCTTAAAGAGATAAAACAAAGAATTTCCAAACTTAATTACCCCTTTAGTATAATATTAGAGATTTTCATCAAATCAATATTATTATTATCATTAATTTTTATTCTTATATTGGTATTTATATCCTTAAATATTAATGATTTAAATAAAGCTATATTTCGGTCACTTTTTTGGCTTGAGAGGATTTCATTTGGACTCGCATTTATTTCTTTATTCTCTCAATCCGGCAAATATTTAAGTTTTCTGAATGAATTAAAATATAGATCCACAAGATTTATTGTTTTTACTTTGTTTTCTTTCTTATTTCGGATGTATACGTATCTTTTATATTAA